One window of the Microscilla marina ATCC 23134 genome contains the following:
- a CDS encoding SusC/RagA family TonB-linked outer membrane protein codes for MNKVYNHLLAVADQPKSLGEIAGILTKKYQKLLGLVLVFCLLNIQAYAQTKVSGKVLDAKGEGLPGATIIEKGTTNGTSSLSDGSFSINVKPDATLIFSFVGYATQEIVVGAQTVINVTLTDDAALQEVVVVGYGTQKKSDVTGVVTKIDSKNFNKGPIVSPDQLINGKIAGVQVQSNSGEPGGQTRIRIRGGTSINASNEPLYVIDGVPIDNTAVNPGGFQDGRNPLNFLNPDDIESFTVLKDASATAIYGSRGNNGVIIITTKKGRSGKGKLNYSNWFSVGSIANKIDVFNAAEFRTVVQDKASGRVNELGNTSTNWQDQLYQTAIGQNHSLSYAGGIKGLNYRTSLGYLKQDGTLKGTSAERISFALGLNAKLFKQLNVDANIKLAQNKDTFSPNSIIGGALRMDPTQAIFDANDTQYGGYFEYANDLATKNPVAELALTDDQGKNLRTLGNIKFDYQMPFLKGLSANLNLGYDHLKGDRQRTLPTNLRSQSGTLGEHRTADYTKTNSLLEFYLKYTKDFKEINSRLDITGGYSYQDFREEYIDSVFTDLTGATPKNKQGFKNIQKNRLISFYGRVNFSYADKLLLTATLRRDGSSRFGLNNRWGSFPSVAAAYRLSEEAFLKNSKVISDLKIRAGYGITGNQDIAGQNFAYLPTYTLGDSTAAYQFGNTFVNTIRPNAYDQNLKWEEVKSFNIGLDFGLFAGRLSGSVEYYKKTTKDLLFTVPVAAGANLSDRVLTNVGELENSGVEFALDAVAINSKAFQWNVGFNIAWNRNTLLRFSKINDPAFVGILTGGILGGTGNTVQILQMNQAANSFYLFKHKMGTDGKPLVDGIDHNGDGNIDNADIYEDINGPDGKPDGRVDELDKRAVENPAPNILMGLTSNMRFKGFDLSFTFRANLGNYVYNNVKSNGAYYNRVINEIVPTNMPRSVTETNFVAPQYFSDVYLEDASFLRLDNITLGYTFDQLLKNKFNLRAYVTAQNLFVITNYSGLDPEVANKDALGIDNDIFPRARTIIMGLSLGF; via the coding sequence ATGAATAAAGTTTACAACCATTTATTGGCAGTAGCTGACCAGCCTAAAAGCCTGGGGGAAATTGCTGGTATATTGACTAAAAAATACCAAAAACTGCTAGGTTTGGTTTTAGTATTTTGCTTATTAAATATACAGGCTTATGCCCAAACTAAGGTGTCGGGCAAGGTACTGGATGCTAAAGGTGAGGGCTTGCCTGGGGCTACCATCATAGAAAAAGGAACTACCAATGGAACTTCGAGTTTGTCAGATGGCTCTTTTTCTATCAACGTAAAACCTGATGCTACATTGATTTTTAGCTTTGTAGGATATGCCACACAAGAGATAGTAGTAGGCGCACAAACTGTGATAAATGTAACCCTGACTGATGATGCAGCATTGCAGGAGGTAGTGGTAGTGGGGTATGGCACCCAAAAGAAATCAGATGTTACTGGTGTAGTGACTAAGATTGATTCAAAAAATTTTAATAAAGGACCTATAGTATCTCCCGATCAGTTGATTAATGGTAAAATTGCTGGAGTACAGGTACAATCAAATTCTGGAGAACCTGGCGGTCAAACCAGAATTCGCATAAGAGGTGGTACATCGATCAATGCAAGTAATGAACCCTTGTATGTGATTGATGGGGTGCCCATAGACAACACAGCAGTAAACCCTGGGGGTTTTCAGGATGGGCGTAACCCATTAAATTTTTTGAACCCTGATGATATTGAGAGCTTTACCGTATTGAAGGATGCTTCGGCAACAGCTATTTATGGTTCACGGGGAAACAATGGAGTAATTATTATTACCACTAAAAAAGGAAGAAGTGGCAAAGGAAAATTAAACTACAGTAACTGGTTTTCGGTGGGTTCTATTGCCAATAAAATAGACGTGTTCAACGCGGCAGAGTTTAGAACTGTTGTACAGGACAAAGCTTCGGGTAGGGTAAACGAGCTAGGCAACACCAGTACCAATTGGCAAGATCAGCTGTACCAAACAGCCATCGGGCAAAATCACAGCCTGAGTTATGCAGGTGGTATAAAAGGGCTAAATTACCGAACATCACTAGGCTACCTAAAGCAAGACGGAACCTTGAAAGGAACAAGTGCTGAACGTATCAGTTTTGCGCTGGGCTTAAATGCTAAGTTGTTCAAGCAGCTAAACGTAGATGCAAACATTAAGCTTGCCCAAAATAAAGATACTTTTTCGCCTAATAGCATTATAGGAGGAGCCTTAAGAATGGATCCTACTCAAGCTATTTTTGATGCCAATGATACCCAATATGGTGGATACTTTGAGTATGCCAATGACTTGGCAACCAAAAACCCTGTGGCAGAGCTTGCCTTAACTGATGACCAAGGTAAAAACCTGAGAACGTTAGGAAATATTAAATTTGATTATCAAATGCCTTTTCTGAAAGGTTTAAGTGCTAATCTAAACTTAGGGTATGACCACCTCAAAGGCGATAGACAACGCACTTTACCCACCAATCTGCGCTCTCAGTCGGGTACTTTGGGGGAGCACAGAACTGCCGATTATACCAAAACCAATTCTTTGCTGGAGTTTTACCTGAAGTACACCAAAGACTTCAAGGAAATCAATAGTAGGTTAGATATAACTGGGGGCTACTCTTACCAAGATTTTAGAGAAGAGTATATAGACTCGGTATTTACTGACCTGACCGGAGCTACTCCTAAGAATAAGCAGGGATTCAAAAATATTCAGAAGAATCGCTTGATTTCTTTTTATGGAAGGGTAAATTTCTCTTATGCCGATAAGTTATTGCTAACGGCTACCCTACGCCGCGATGGTTCTTCAAGGTTTGGGTTAAATAACCGTTGGGGAAGTTTTCCGTCAGTTGCTGCGGCTTATCGCCTGAGTGAAGAGGCATTCTTAAAAAACTCTAAAGTAATTTCCGACCTTAAGATAAGAGCAGGCTATGGTATCACAGGAAACCAAGATATTGCTGGGCAAAACTTTGCTTATTTGCCTACTTATACCTTGGGTGATAGCACAGCGGCTTATCAATTTGGCAATACTTTCGTAAATACGATTCGCCCCAATGCGTATGACCAAAACCTAAAATGGGAAGAGGTAAAATCTTTTAATATAGGACTTGATTTTGGATTATTTGCCGGAAGGCTTTCTGGTTCTGTGGAGTATTATAAAAAAACCACCAAAGATTTATTGTTTACAGTGCCTGTAGCAGCTGGGGCTAATTTGTCTGATCGGGTATTGACCAATGTAGGTGAGTTGGAAAATAGCGGGGTAGAGTTTGCTTTGGATGCCGTGGCAATCAATAGCAAGGCCTTTCAGTGGAATGTAGGCTTTAACATTGCCTGGAACCGAAACACTTTGCTAAGGTTTTCTAAAATAAATGACCCTGCATTTGTGGGCATTTTGACTGGTGGCATTTTGGGTGGCACAGGGAATACTGTCCAGATTTTGCAAATGAATCAGGCGGCAAACTCATTCTATTTGTTTAAGCACAAAATGGGGACAGATGGCAAACCATTGGTGGATGGGATAGACCACAACGGAGATGGAAATATAGACAATGCGGATATATATGAAGATATTAATGGACCAGATGGAAAGCCTGACGGCAGAGTTGATGAGTTGGACAAGAGAGCAGTAGAAAATCCTGCACCTAATATCTTAATGGGTTTGACCTCTAATATGCGCTTCAAAGGTTTTGACCTTAGTTTTACTTTTAGAGCCAATCTTGGCAATTATGTATACAATAATGTAAAATCTAACGGAGCTTATTACAACCGGGTAATTAACGAAATTGTACCTACTAATATGCCTCGTTCGGTTACTGAAACCAACTTTGTAGCCCCTCAATACTTTTCAGATGTGTACTTAGAAGATGCTAGTTTTCTTAGATTAGACAATATTACTCTAGGGTATACTTTTGATCAATTGTTGAAAAACAAGTTTAACCTCAGAGCGTATGTAACCGCGCAAAACCTGTTTGTGATTACTAACTACAGTGGCTTAGATCCGGAGGTTGCCAATAAAGATGCACTGGGTATTGACAATGACATTTTCCCAAGAGCCAGAACTATCATTATGGGACTGAGCTTGGGTTTCTAA
- a CDS encoding AraC family transcriptional regulator produces the protein MNPLHEKIVPPIGYSFRVLYLDQPLFTYPFHFHEELELTWIIQGSGTRYVGNHITTFTDGDLVFLGEKVPHAWISYDEDVKHNTKAVVLQFRKDFLGNAFWNTPEVDEIKKMIHLSQQGIHFQGDILNILRNDLLTLGKKQGIDRLNGVLKILDTLATWKHYTPLINDEVNINYMTTDFERIEKVMNFIYQNFRSDIKLSKIAEIANMSSSAFCHFLKKRTHKTLSRILNEIRLGYASQLLIKTDKNISEIAYESGYNSISYFNKAFKDIYECSPKTYRVEIKKKSRVQV, from the coding sequence ATGAATCCACTGCATGAAAAAATAGTCCCTCCCATCGGCTATTCATTTAGGGTGCTCTACCTTGATCAACCACTGTTTACTTACCCTTTTCATTTTCATGAGGAGCTTGAACTTACCTGGATTATTCAAGGTTCGGGAACTCGCTATGTAGGCAACCATATTACCACTTTTACTGATGGAGATTTGGTATTTCTGGGCGAAAAGGTACCCCACGCCTGGATCAGTTATGATGAAGACGTAAAGCATAACACCAAAGCAGTGGTGCTACAGTTTAGAAAAGATTTTTTAGGCAATGCTTTCTGGAATACTCCGGAGGTAGATGAAATCAAAAAAATGATTCACCTGTCTCAACAGGGTATTCATTTTCAGGGAGATATATTAAACATATTGCGTAATGACTTACTCACGTTAGGCAAAAAACAAGGCATTGATCGTTTGAATGGAGTACTTAAAATTTTAGATACACTTGCCACCTGGAAACATTACACCCCACTAATTAATGATGAAGTAAATATTAATTACATGACTACCGACTTTGAGCGGATAGAAAAGGTTATGAATTTTATTTATCAGAACTTTAGAAGCGATATTAAGCTAAGTAAAATTGCCGAAATTGCCAATATGAGTTCTTCGGCTTTTTGTCACTTTTTGAAAAAACGAACCCACAAAACGTTGTCAAGAATTTTGAATGAAATCAGGCTGGGGTATGCCTCTCAGTTACTTATCAAAACAGATAAAAATATCAGTGAAATTGCCTACGAAAGTGGCTATAATAGTATTTCCTATTTTAACAAGGCTTTCAAAGATATTTATGAATGTTCGCCCAAGACTTATAGGGTAGAAATTAAAAAGAAAAGCAGGGTACAAGTATAG
- a CDS encoding RagB/SusD family nutrient uptake outer membrane protein, translating into MIKNIFKTTCLLLLMLTGVACTDLDLKPETDITAATVFGADEAAYTSFIAKLYAGLAVTGQQGPNGQADIKGIDEGFSSYLRQFWGAQVLSTDEAVIGWGDAGLPDFHYHTWTPANNFLSAMYNRVFFQVSMTNEFLRETSDAKLSERGVSEAVKAKVNEYRAEARFLRALSYWHGLDLFGNIPLYDETFSVGNNAPTQASRAEIFAFIETELKDIEGKMAAPGTQQYGRASQAAAWMLLAKLYLNAEVYVNTARYNESLTYLNKIIGAGAYSLKPNFQENFMADNHTSPELIFTIPFDGARTQTWGGMTFLINASLGGDMNTKDFGMNGGWGGTRTTSSIVDLFPDVTGAIDERAIFFTGGKTKEITNVGDYNSGYSAPKFINKTSTGANGQDGTHPDTDFPVFRLADVYLMYAEAVLRGGVGGDLNTALSYVNQLRERAYNNTTGNITSAQLTLDFILDERARELMWEGHRRTDLIRFNKFTENGVWPWKGNVAAGKTTEKFRDIYPIPATEIISNPNLKQNTGY; encoded by the coding sequence ATGATTAAAAATATATTTAAAACTACTTGCTTGCTCCTGCTAATGTTAACAGGGGTAGCTTGTACAGATTTAGACTTAAAGCCAGAAACAGACATTACAGCAGCCACTGTGTTTGGCGCTGACGAAGCGGCTTATACTTCGTTTATTGCCAAGCTATATGCTGGATTGGCAGTAACCGGGCAGCAAGGACCTAACGGACAGGCAGACATCAAAGGGATAGATGAGGGCTTTTCTAGCTATTTGCGCCAATTTTGGGGAGCACAGGTATTGTCTACCGACGAAGCCGTGATTGGTTGGGGTGATGCTGGTTTACCTGACTTTCACTACCATACCTGGACTCCAGCAAACAACTTTTTGAGTGCCATGTATAACCGGGTGTTTTTTCAGGTGTCTATGACAAACGAGTTTTTGCGTGAAACCTCTGATGCAAAACTGAGCGAAAGGGGAGTAAGCGAAGCAGTAAAAGCTAAAGTTAATGAATACAGAGCCGAAGCCAGGTTTTTGAGAGCGTTGAGCTACTGGCATGGGCTGGATCTCTTTGGTAACATTCCTCTGTACGACGAAACTTTCTCTGTGGGCAATAATGCACCAACTCAGGCAAGTCGTGCCGAAATATTTGCTTTTATTGAGACTGAGTTGAAGGACATAGAGGGTAAAATGGCTGCTCCAGGGACACAACAATACGGAAGGGCTAGTCAGGCTGCTGCGTGGATGTTACTTGCTAAATTGTATCTAAACGCTGAGGTGTATGTGAATACTGCCAGATATAACGAAAGTCTTACTTATTTAAATAAAATTATAGGAGCAGGTGCTTATTCGCTTAAACCTAATTTTCAGGAAAACTTCATGGCAGATAACCATACTTCGCCTGAGTTGATTTTTACCATACCGTTTGACGGAGCCAGAACCCAAACCTGGGGAGGAATGACCTTTCTTATCAATGCGTCTTTGGGTGGAGATATGAATACTAAAGACTTTGGCATGAACGGTGGTTGGGGAGGTACACGCACCACCAGTAGTATTGTAGATCTTTTTCCTGATGTAACAGGTGCTATAGACGAAAGAGCCATATTCTTTACCGGAGGTAAAACCAAAGAAATCACCAATGTAGGAGACTATAACTCTGGCTACTCTGCGCCTAAGTTTATCAACAAGACATCTACTGGAGCCAATGGTCAGGATGGTACTCACCCTGATACTGACTTTCCTGTATTTCGTTTAGCCGATGTTTATTTGATGTATGCTGAGGCAGTATTGCGTGGTGGTGTTGGTGGAGATTTAAACACCGCACTAAGTTATGTAAATCAATTGAGAGAAAGAGCTTATAACAACACTACAGGTAACATTACTTCTGCTCAATTAACCTTGGACTTTATCTTAGACGAAAGAGCCAGAGAGTTGATGTGGGAAGGGCACCGTCGTACTGACTTGATTAGGTTCAACAAGTTTACCGAAAATGGTGTGTGGCCTTGGAAAGGAAACGTGGCTGCAGGTAAAACCACTGAAAAATTCAGGGATATATACCCAATTCCTGCAACTGAAATTATCTCTAACCCTAACTTGAAACAAAACACAGGGTATTAA
- a CDS encoding beta-L-arabinofuranosidase domain-containing protein yields MSENPFKLINTVAQKYEWLAFGHIKPKGWVLEQMQRDLTDGFLGKLDELVPELTKEDDIYGQNRLSKNVKSKDLGNKSEDKKWEVQYLWWNSETQSNWRDGYIRAAVLTSNQAILEKVQKYVEHILSCQDPDGYLGIYDRELRYNFDNENGELWAQACLLRGLLAYYEATQEQKVLNAVVKAVRVTMQAYPPHASNPFGVKASFAGVGHGLIFTDVVDRLYQLTKEKVYLEYSLWLYENYSQNTLSEQDIQYKNAINPAYKFKGHGVHTYEHIRALVTAYYASGNPSLKKALGDYLTKLEKCITPSGGPVGDEWVAERYGDATETGYEYCSIHELLDSYTHLLQKTGDMQWADKAEWLLFNAAQGARHPQESCIAYLKTDNSYAMVGKFRPGDVCQEGEVEQVRYKYSPTHQDAAVCCNPNAGRIYPYYVKSMWLRSQTGLVAALYGASVLDTEINGISLKIEQKTNYPFEQQIAFELTLDQPQTFEFCLRQPAWATGAQIHIEGSKATKQDQLWVIHKQWETGDVVTVNFEAKVEVRQDQKQDCYLSYGSLLYALPIKAERTVHKSHPVEGFYDLYYTTNENINYYFDKTEAGKFEHQLQQVNTENPWGDPASLLKGKLWNTQGQLQEVTLWPLGSTILRRVTFEPKPLPEGNQTS; encoded by the coding sequence ATGTCAGAAAACCCTTTTAAGCTCATAAATACAGTAGCACAAAAATATGAATGGTTGGCATTTGGTCATATAAAACCTAAAGGGTGGGTGCTAGAGCAAATGCAGCGAGATTTAACAGATGGATTTTTGGGCAAGTTAGATGAATTGGTGCCCGAATTGACCAAGGAAGACGATATTTATGGTCAAAATAGGCTCAGCAAAAATGTGAAAAGTAAAGACTTGGGCAACAAGTCGGAAGATAAAAAGTGGGAGGTGCAATACCTTTGGTGGAACAGCGAAACTCAGTCTAATTGGCGAGATGGTTACATCAGGGCAGCAGTGCTTACCTCTAACCAGGCAATACTTGAAAAAGTACAAAAGTATGTGGAGCATATATTGAGTTGCCAAGACCCTGACGGATACCTGGGAATATATGACCGTGAGCTACGCTATAATTTTGACAACGAAAACGGAGAACTTTGGGCGCAAGCTTGTTTGCTTAGGGGTTTGCTGGCTTATTATGAAGCTACTCAAGAGCAAAAAGTGCTCAATGCAGTTGTAAAAGCAGTGCGAGTAACTATGCAAGCATATCCACCGCATGCTTCCAACCCTTTTGGGGTAAAAGCTTCATTTGCTGGAGTAGGGCACGGGCTCATATTTACCGATGTGGTAGATCGTTTGTATCAACTTACCAAAGAAAAAGTGTACCTGGAGTATAGTTTATGGTTGTACGAAAACTATAGTCAAAACACGCTCAGTGAACAAGACATTCAATATAAGAATGCTATAAATCCAGCGTATAAGTTCAAAGGGCATGGAGTACATACTTATGAGCATATCCGTGCTTTGGTTACCGCCTATTATGCTTCAGGCAACCCATCGTTGAAGAAAGCCTTGGGTGACTATTTAACCAAGCTCGAAAAGTGTATTACTCCCAGCGGAGGGCCAGTAGGAGATGAGTGGGTAGCTGAACGGTATGGCGATGCTACCGAAACTGGATACGAGTATTGTTCCATTCATGAACTGCTTGATTCATACACGCACTTGCTGCAAAAAACAGGAGATATGCAGTGGGCAGACAAAGCCGAATGGCTGTTATTTAACGCTGCCCAAGGAGCTCGCCATCCTCAGGAAAGCTGTATTGCTTACCTCAAAACTGACAATTCTTATGCTATGGTAGGCAAGTTTCGCCCTGGCGATGTATGCCAGGAGGGGGAAGTAGAACAGGTGCGTTATAAGTACTCGCCTACTCATCAAGATGCAGCCGTTTGCTGTAACCCCAATGCAGGACGAATTTACCCTTATTATGTCAAAAGTATGTGGTTGCGTAGTCAAACTGGTTTGGTAGCGGCCTTGTACGGAGCATCAGTGCTTGATACTGAAATCAATGGAATCTCGCTCAAAATAGAGCAGAAAACAAATTACCCATTCGAGCAGCAAATCGCTTTTGAGCTAACCCTTGACCAACCCCAAACTTTTGAATTTTGTTTGCGCCAACCTGCTTGGGCTACTGGTGCCCAAATACATATAGAAGGGTCTAAAGCAACTAAACAAGATCAGTTGTGGGTAATACATAAACAATGGGAAACAGGCGATGTGGTCACTGTAAATTTTGAGGCAAAAGTAGAAGTCAGGCAAGACCAAAAGCAAGATTGTTATTTGTCTTATGGTTCACTCTTATATGCTTTGCCCATCAAGGCAGAACGAACGGTACATAAGTCGCACCCAGTGGAGGGGTTTTATGATTTGTACTATACCACCAACGAAAATATTAATTATTATTTTGATAAAACTGAGGCAGGCAAATTTGAACATCAATTGCAGCAGGTAAACACTGAAAACCCTTGGGGCGATCCCGCTTCTTTGCTTAAGGGCAAACTCTGGAACACCCAAGGACAACTGCAAGAGGTTACCTTATGGCCTTTGGGCAGTACTATCTTGCGCCGAGTTACTTTCGAACCCAAACCTTTGCCAGAAGGTAATCAGACATCATAA
- a CDS encoding glycoside hydrolase family 13 protein, whose product MKKITYLFIIMGLCLSAIKTQAQQVVQRVEPTFWWVGMANPELQLLIYGKNLAAMNVSLSENKGVELVSAIRVQSPNYLVLNLHISRQAKAQSFKILFKQQRKTVFTYNYSLKKRATGSAQRKGFDPSDVLYLITPDRFANGNPKNDNHPAMRESANRKNKGGRHGGDIKGIVDKLDYIKDMGFTAIWLNPVLENNMKEYSYHGYSTTDFYKVDPRFGSNEEYRELCAKAKAKGIKVVMDMIVNHCGSEHWWMKDLPMSDWVNNQKGFLNKKYKGTTHRKTVIQDPYVAQTDVDEFNKGWFVSTMPDLNQRNPMMAKYLIQNSIWWVEYAGLSGIRMDTYSYSDPGFMSEWSCKVMAEYPNLNIVGEEWFYNPAIVSYWQRGKKNRDGYQACLPSLVDFPLHETLVKALNKKEEMFSGWIHAYEMLANDFLYADPFSLVTFPDNHDVSRFFTQVNEDYHLFKLGIAYYLTMRGIPQIYYGTEVLMTSPKHRDDGLVRADFPGGWQGDKVNAFTQKGLTAQQKDAQKFCKKLLNWRKNNPVIHQGKLRHYAPKQGIYVYFRHYQGKKVMVVLSKNSQEVKLNLNRFTQSLGTAKQGKDIVSDKQLNLQNTLTVPAKSPMIIEIN is encoded by the coding sequence ATGAAAAAAATTACTTACTTATTCATCATCATGGGCTTGTGCCTAAGTGCCATCAAAACTCAAGCTCAGCAAGTAGTTCAACGGGTAGAACCTACCTTTTGGTGGGTGGGTATGGCAAACCCTGAGCTACAGCTGTTGATTTATGGCAAAAACCTGGCAGCAATGAATGTAAGTCTCTCTGAAAACAAAGGGGTAGAGCTGGTAAGTGCTATACGAGTACAAAGCCCTAATTATTTGGTGCTCAACCTACATATAAGCCGTCAGGCAAAAGCCCAAAGTTTTAAGATATTATTTAAGCAACAACGCAAAACTGTTTTTACTTATAACTATTCACTCAAAAAAAGGGCGACAGGCTCGGCACAACGCAAAGGCTTTGACCCGTCAGATGTGTTGTACCTGATTACACCCGATCGTTTTGCCAACGGTAACCCAAAAAACGACAACCACCCAGCTATGCGCGAAAGCGCCAACCGCAAAAATAAAGGCGGACGCCATGGAGGAGATATCAAGGGTATTGTAGATAAGCTTGATTATATCAAGGACATGGGCTTTACGGCAATATGGCTTAACCCAGTGCTGGAAAACAACATGAAGGAATACTCTTACCATGGGTACTCTACTACGGATTTTTATAAAGTAGACCCTCGCTTTGGGTCAAACGAAGAGTATCGTGAATTGTGTGCTAAAGCCAAAGCTAAAGGCATTAAGGTAGTAATGGATATGATTGTCAACCATTGTGGGTCGGAGCATTGGTGGATGAAAGATTTGCCTATGTCAGACTGGGTGAATAACCAAAAAGGATTTTTGAATAAAAAATATAAGGGCACCACTCACCGCAAAACCGTGATTCAAGACCCTTACGTAGCCCAAACCGATGTAGACGAGTTTAACAAAGGTTGGTTTGTGTCTACGATGCCCGACTTGAACCAACGCAATCCTATGATGGCAAAATACCTAATTCAAAATAGTATTTGGTGGGTAGAGTACGCGGGTTTATCAGGTATTAGAATGGATACTTATTCATACAGCGATCCGGGTTTTATGAGTGAATGGTCGTGCAAAGTAATGGCAGAATACCCCAACCTAAACATTGTAGGGGAGGAGTGGTTTTATAACCCGGCTATAGTGTCTTATTGGCAACGTGGCAAAAAAAACCGTGATGGTTACCAGGCTTGTTTGCCCAGTTTGGTCGACTTTCCTTTGCACGAAACCCTTGTAAAAGCATTGAATAAAAAAGAAGAAATGTTTTCAGGTTGGATACATGCGTACGAAATGCTTGCCAACGATTTTTTATATGCTGATCCTTTCAGTTTGGTTACTTTTCCTGATAACCACGATGTAAGCCGTTTCTTTACTCAAGTCAACGAAGATTATCACCTCTTTAAACTAGGCATTGCTTATTACCTCACAATGAGAGGTATTCCACAGATATACTATGGTACCGAGGTGCTCATGACTAGCCCCAAACACCGTGATGATGGCTTGGTTCGAGCTGATTTTCCTGGAGGTTGGCAAGGTGATAAAGTCAATGCTTTTACTCAGAAAGGCTTGACTGCCCAGCAAAAAGATGCCCAAAAGTTTTGTAAAAAACTATTGAACTGGCGCAAAAACAATCCTGTCATTCATCAAGGTAAGTTAAGACATTATGCTCCCAAGCAAGGCATATATGTATACTTCAGGCATTACCAAGGCAAAAAAGTAATGGTAGTGTTGAGCAAAAACTCGCAAGAAGTAAAACTTAACCTAAACCGTTTTACACAGTCATTGGGTACAGCCAAGCAGGGTAAAGACATTGTTTCGGACAAGCAGCTAAACCTGCAAAACACCCTTACTGTGCCCGCCAAATCTCCTATGATTATAGAAATTAATTAA